A region of the Candidatus Palauibacter australiensis genome:
TCGTACACGGCGTGGAACTCGTGCCCGGCAAGGGCGCGCAGCTCGCCCGCTCCGCCGGCGCGTCCGTCCAGGTCGTCGCGAAAGAGCGGGGAACGGTCACGTTGCGGCTCCCCAGCACCGAGATGCGGATGGTGCCGGAATCGTGCCGGGCCACGGTCGGGCAGGTCGGCAACGTCGACCACGAACTCATTCGATCCGGCAAGGCGGGCCGTTCGAGGTGGAAGGGCCGGCGGCCCAAGGTGCGTGGCGTGGCGATGAATCCCGTGGATCATCCGCTCGGAGGCGGGGAGGGGCGCAGTTCCGGCGGCCGTCCGCCCGTCTCGCCGTGGGGCAAGCCGGAGGGTCGCAAGACGAGGAAGAAGCACAAGCCGAGCGACAAGCTGATCGTGCGCGGCCGCAAGCGCGGCAAGGCCACGAAGTAGGAGCGAGGGATCCGATGCCGAGAAGCGTGCGGAAGGGACCGTACATCGACGAGAAGCTGCTGATGAAGGTGCAGCGGATGAACGACTCCGGAGACAAGTCGGTCATCAAGACGTGGGCGAGGGCTTCGACCATCAGCCCGGATTTCGTCGGACACACGCTCGCGGTGCACAACGGCAACAAGTTCATACCGGTCTACGTGACGGAGAACATGGTGGGGCACAAGCTCGGAGAGTTCGCGACGACGCGGACCTTCCGCGGGCACGCCGGTTCCGCGCGAGACCGGAGGGGCAGAGTCTGATGCAGGCGATAGCCAGGGCGAGGAATCTCGGCATGTCCGCCCGGAAGATGCGTCTGGTCATCGACCAGATCCGCGGGCGAGATGTCAACGAGGCCTACGCCATCCTGCAATTCTCGAAGAAGAAGGCGGCGCGCTCGATCGGAAAGGTGCTCCGTTCGGCTGTCGCCAATGCCGTCTACAGGGCGGACGAGGGCGGCGAAACGCTGGACGTGGACGAACTCTATGTGCGCGAGGCGTACGTGGACGAAGGCAGGACGCTTCGGCGCTGGCGAGCACGCGCCTACGGACGAGCGACCCCCCGGCTCAAGCGGAGCAGCCATGTGACGGTCGTCGTGGACACGAGAGACTAATGGGCCAGAAGACACACCCGTACGGATTCAGGCTCGGCGCGGTCAAGCCGTGGCGGTCGCGCTGGTATGCGCAGGGCAAGGAGTTCCCGAAGCTCCTCGCGGAAGACGAGAAGCTGCGGAAGTACCTGCACGCGCGGCTGGGGCACGCGGCCATCGCGCAGGTGGAGATCGAGCGCAAGCCGTCCAAGATCGTCGTCACGATCCACACGGGTCGTCCCGGCGTCGTCATCGGCAAGCGCGGGGCCGAGGTCGACAAGCTGCGTGACGAACTTGCCCTGCTGACGGAGGCGGAGGTTTCCGTCAACGTCGAGGAGATTCGACGCCCGGAGACCCAGGCTCAGCTCGTGGCGGACAACGTGGCCCATCAGCTGACGCAGCGGATCAGCTTCCGGCGCGCGATGAAGCGGGCCGTGCAGGCGGCGATGCGGGCGGGCGCCGGCGGCATCCGAATTCAGTGCGGCGGTCGCCTCGGCGGGGCCGAGATTGCGCGCTCGGAGGGCTATCACGAGGGACGCGTGCCGCTACACACATTGCGTGCGGACATCGATTACGCGGAACGGCAGGCCCGTACGACGTT
Encoded here:
- the rplB gene encoding 50S ribosomal protein L2; translated protein: MPIRKFKPVTAASRYRSVSTFEEITRSEPEKSLTEGLPRKSGRNHHGHITSRRRGGGHKRRYRRIDFKRRKDGVPGVIAEIEYDPNRSARIALIHYADGEKRYILHPRGLGVGDTILSGSGIDPNVGNCLPLREVPLGTVVHGVELVPGKGAQLARSAGASVQVVAKERGTVTLRLPSTEMRMVPESCRATVGQVGNVDHELIRSGKAGRSRWKGRRPKVRGVAMNPVDHPLGGGEGRSSGGRPPVSPWGKPEGRKTRKKHKPSDKLIVRGRKRGKATK
- the rpsS gene encoding 30S ribosomal protein S19 yields the protein MPRSVRKGPYIDEKLLMKVQRMNDSGDKSVIKTWARASTISPDFVGHTLAVHNGNKFIPVYVTENMVGHKLGEFATTRTFRGHAGSARDRRGRV
- the rplV gene encoding 50S ribosomal protein L22, which produces MQAIARARNLGMSARKMRLVIDQIRGRDVNEAYAILQFSKKKAARSIGKVLRSAVANAVYRADEGGETLDVDELYVREAYVDEGRTLRRWRARAYGRATPRLKRSSHVTVVVDTRD
- the rpsC gene encoding 30S ribosomal protein S3 — protein: MGQKTHPYGFRLGAVKPWRSRWYAQGKEFPKLLAEDEKLRKYLHARLGHAAIAQVEIERKPSKIVVTIHTGRPGVVIGKRGAEVDKLRDELALLTEAEVSVNVEEIRRPETQAQLVADNVAHQLTQRISFRRAMKRAVQAAMRAGAGGIRIQCGGRLGGAEIARSEGYHEGRVPLHTLRADIDYAERQARTTFGTIGVKVWIFHGEIVEDRRGQTYTAGGRRRAGRGRG